Below is a window of Clostridiales bacterium DNA.
CAGATCGGAGGCGAAAGTATGCGGAGCATGACAGGCTGCGGCACGGGGGTTGTCCGTCGGGACGAATGGGAAGCAACAGTTGATATCAAGACCGTCAATCACCGTTTTCTCGATATCGGAATGCGCCTTCCGCGGAATCTCTCATTCCTCGAACAGCCTGTCCGGAACTGCATCAGTACCCGGATCCGCAGGGGACACGCAGATGTTTTTATCACGATCCGCAACATCAGTACTTCCGCTTCCCGCGTTGTCACTGATTATGACCTGGCAGCACATTACATCGAGATTGCACGGGAACTGTCCAGGCAAACCGGAGCGGAAAATGACATGACCGTCAGCCGGATTCTCCGGATGGAGGGTGTCACTTCCGTGGAAGAGGCAGAACTGAACCAGGATCTGATCACTGAAATCTGTACGGAAGCATCTTCCATTGCAATTGACCATCTGATCGGAATGCGGGAAATCGAAGGAACCCACCTGCGTACAGACCTGAGAACCCATCTGGATGCCGCAGCATCCCTGCGCGATCATATTCTGGAAAGAGCCCCCCTGGTTGTCTCAGAATACCGTGAAAAACTGGAAGCAAGACTGAAGACCCTTCTGTCTGAGAGTCCTGATCCGGTACGGATTTCGCAGGAAGTTGCCATTATTGCCGATCGCTGCGCAATCGATGAAGAACTGGCCCGCCTGGAAAGCCATATCCGTCAGTTTATGATTTACCTGGATGAAAAGGATGAAATCGGCAAAAAAATGGATTTTCTGGTTCAGGAGATGAATCGTGAAGCCAATACTATCGGTTCAAAAGCATCTGATGCTGCCATTGCCCAGTTCGTTGTGGACCTGAAGAGCGAAATTGAGAAGATGCGTGAGCAGATACAGAATGTGGAGTGATCGGGAATGAAGCTTGCCAACATCGGATACGGAAACATGATTTCCGTCCAGCGGCTGATTGCCATTGTTTCACCGGATGCCGCTCCTGTACGGCGGATGATTCAGGACGCCCGGGACAACGGACATGTGATCGATGCAACATGCGGTCATAAAACACGGGCTGTTCTCATTATGGATTCAGAACATATCATTCTCTCTCCGCTTATGCCCGAAACTGTCGCGGCCAGAATCGATGAAAGAAAAGAAGGGGAGGATATTCCGTGAAAGATTCCAGAAAGGGAATGCTCCTGGTTATTTCCGGACCGTCCGGTGCCGGAAAAGGAACCCTGGTATCCAAACTTCTTGACAAGGATCCCTCCTTTGTGTTTTCAGTCAGTGTCACAACCCGCGGAAAACGTGAAAATGAAATCGAGGATGTCCATTATCACTTTATTTCTGACGCGGAATATGATAAACTACTCGCCGAGGACCGGTTTCTGGAACACGCCAGTGTTCATGGCCATCGTTACGGAACTTTGAAAAGCGAAGTGTACGAGCGAATGGAACGCGGACAGAATGTGCTCCTGGATATTGATCCGCAGGGCGCCAGATCCGTGATGGAAAAGGAACCTGACTGTGTCAGCGTCTTTATCCTTCCGCCGAGTTACCATGACCTGAAGGTACGGCTCCATACCCGCAACACGGAGAAGGAAGAAGAAATCCAGCGGCGGCTTAATAATGCCAAAGGCGAAATTGAACAGATGGGCCGGTATCGTTACCTGATTGTGAATGATGACCTGGAACTGGCATTCGACCAGCTTCTGTCCATCGTGCGGGCAGAAAAACATAATTCTGTCCGTTATTTCCCGGTAGTTGAAGATTAACAGGAGGAAAGAAAAAATGTCCATTGTAGATCCCAGTGTCCTGGAACTGCTGAATCATGCCGAAAGCCGTTATACCCTGGTTGTTGAAGCCAGCAAGCGCGGCCGTGAGATCGTCAACGGCGCTATGCCGATGATCGATGCTGAGGGAATGAAGCCTCTGAAGGTTGCTGTTGAAGAGATCAACCGCGGACTTCTGACATACGACAATCCTGTTGAACAAGAGGAGCAGGCTTAATCATGGATCTGACCGGAAGAGAAATCGTTCTGGGCGTTACGGGAGGCATCGCGGCATATAAAAGTGCCGAGATTGTCTCCCGTTTGCGTCATCTGGGCGCCCATGTCCATGTGATTATGACCCGGAACGCCACGGAATTTGTTTCTCCGCTTACATTCCAGACCCTGTCGGCCAATCCCGTGGTTACCGACACATTTGCAGCACCTGAATACTGGAATGTTGAGCATGTTGCGCTCGCCAAACTGGCAGATATATTTGTTGTCGCTCCCGCGACTGCCAATATCCTTGCCAAGATGGCATGCGGAATTGCCGATGATATGCTGTCCACAACTTTGCTTGCAACAAAAGCACCCATCCTTGCTGCTCCGGCAATGAATACCGGAATGTGGACATCGGCCGCGACACAAGCCAACGTTTCAGTTCTTCAGGAACGCGGTGTACACCTGATCGGACCTGCCAGCGGGATCCTCGCCTGCGGAGACGAAGGCGCCGGCAGGATGAGCGAGCCCGAAGAAATCGTCCATGAAATTGAACGGATCCTTTCTGCCGGGCAAGACCTTACCGGACTGAAAGTGCTGATTACTGCCGGTGCGACCCGTGAAAGACTTGATCCGGTCCGATTCCTGACCAATGACTCCAGCGGTAAAATGGGATTTGCGCTGGCTGAAGCCGCACGGGACCGTGGTGCTGATGTGACCGTAGTTTGCGGAAGCGTTACCGCACCCATTCCACGGAATGTTTCTGTCATCCGAATTGAATCGGCGGAAGATTTACTGAAAGCCATGTCTGAACAGGCTCCGCTTCACGATATTGTTATCCAGGCAGCCGCCGTTGCGGATTACCGGCCTGCTGCCGCTGAAGACATGAAAATCAAAAAGAAAAAAGGGCAGGAGATGATTCTGACCCTCGTAGAAAATCCGGATGTCGCAAAAGCAGTCGGCAAAATGAAAAAAGACGGACAGACCCTCGTCGGTTTCGCAGCTGAAACAGATCATCTCCGGGAATTTGCGCAGGAGAAACTCACAAAGAAAAACCTCGACCTGATTGTTGCCAATGATGTGACAAAAGAAGGCGCCGGATTCAATACCGACACGAATATTGCCACGCTGATCAGCAAAACCGGTTCGAGGGATTATCCGCTGATGAGCAAGCGCGAACTTGCAGATATTATCCTCAATTCAGTCATTGAGATCCGAAGCGGAACTCAGTCCTGAACCGACTGGTCGAACGGCAGCGCCAGTAAATTGGTTCCATCGTTCCACAGGCGGTCCAGTCCGTAATAAGCCCGTTCATCCCGATGAAACAGATGAACCATAATATATCCATAGTCCAATACAGCCCAACGCCCTTCATTCCGGCCTTCACTGCGACGCAGCTGAAGGCCTTTTTTCGCCATCAGTTCATCGACCGCGTCCGTCAGGCTGGATACCTGGGCAGCTGTCCTTGCGGTTGCAATCACCATATAGTCACAAAGTACAGTCAGATGGCTTACATTCAGTACAACAATATCTGAGGCTTTCCGTTCATACAGAAGACGGGCTGTATCCAGTGCAGATTCCTGATAATCCATTCAATATTCCTCCATTTTATTATTCAACCGTGTTAACGGCCAATCCCATCCATAAATACCGTCCGCTTACTGAACATCCTGGGATCTGAGCCAGTCAATCGTATCCCGCGTACGGGGATGCAGATACCATCCGTTTGAGAGAACCTGGTCACGGACTCCTTCCAGGGACAGCAGAAGCGCTTTCTCAAGGGATGTTTCCGCAAGGCATCGGATTTCGTCCAGATGCGGATACGGCATTCTTCCCGGTTCAATGGAATCAGCAAGGCATACACACATGGAAAGGCGGCTCATTCCAGGACGGCCGGTATTATGACTGGCAACCGCATCAATAATATCCGGATCAGTAACTCCATACATCCGCTGAATCAGGCACGCGCCGGCAATTGAATGAAGCAGGGAATCCTGACTTAGCATTTGCTCATCCACAATCATTCCGTTTTCAGCGATAATCCGTTGCATTTCCGCCAGTGAAAGGTTTTTGGCACAGTCATGCAGAAGTCCAGCTTTTTCTGCCTTTTCCGGATTTTCCCCAAATCTTTCGGCCAGAAGGCGGGCAGTCGCCGCAACCGAAAGTGAATGGGCAAAGCGGTGAGGCTTCAATGCAGAAAACAGGCATTCCAGCCATCTGCCGGATTCCACGATCCTGGCCGGAATACCATATAAACCGGCCGCTGAAATATATTCATATACAGGAAGCGGAACAGATATGGAGCCGAAGCATACATTGCGTGAACCAAGCCTGATTTCTCCAACAATCATATTATTGAATCCGGATACTGTATCTGCCGGTTCGCTGATAATAACCAGTTCATCATCCGGATATTTCCCCTGAAGGAATTCCATCCTTTCCGCAATGCATTCCTGTTCTGTCCTTACCGGAATAAGGTTCGCGGTATCCGAGCAGGCGGCAACGAGCATGCGCCACCGGATCCCGTAAGATTCTTCTGCCTTTCCGGACAAAAGACCCATCAGCACAAATGAAAGCCCCAGTTTCCCGGCAGCGGAAAGCGCAGCCTCCAGGTGTCCGGCATTTACCGGGTCAAATCCATCAAAAAAAACCCCGACCTTCCGCTTCATCAGGAAAAGCCCCTTCACTTCTTATGCATCTGCTTTATTATAATCGAAAAATATAAAAGATTAAAGAGCAAGAAAATGTAAAATCCGGTGTTGATTTTTCCCACAAATTGATTATAATGACTGTAAAGGGCAGGCGAAACTGCCACACAATAAAATAAAAGGAGATTTCGGTATGAAAAAATTTTTTTGCATTGTACTTGCATTGCTGATGGTGCTTTCCATGGTATCATTTGCGGGTGCTGAAACCCTTGAGGAAATCATTGCCCAGGCTCAGACCATGCCCAATGAAGAACTGTTCAAAAAGGCGATTGAAGAAGCCAACGGAAAGAGCCTCCTGGGTATCGGCAACTCCAGCCGCGGAAAAACCGCAAAAGAAACCTTCATTGAAGTACTGAAAGGCATAGATCCGAATTTCGACACGACGATCGAATGGACCCAGCCCAAGAACAACACGATCTTTGAAGCCCTGAAAGGATCGAATGAATATTTCGTCACCCTGATCCAGGACGGCAACCAGATCCAGAGCAAGATGCTGAATACCGGCGAACTGCTCAATTTTGTTCCTTATGACTGGGCAAACGCAGAAGGTGTTGCCAAGGAAAACAACGAGAATCCGCTTGCGCTCCAGACTCTGAACAAGGTATTCGAGTTCAACAATGTCGGCGGAGCTTCCTACAAGAACTGCTGGGACTTTGTTGCTCCCGATGTGCATCCGCTCTTCATGGGCGTTAACTCTGAACCGGTCGGCAAGAACTTCCTCTATATGCTGACCCGCGATGATTATGCCGCAATCGTCAAAGATGCATACGACAAGCTGGATGCAGACAAGCAGGCGGTATTTGCTCCGACCGTGGAGGAAATGGAAGCCGAAGCTGCCGATCTGGGCTTTGAGGGTGAAAACATCAAGTATGCCCTTGCATGGATCAAGCTCTGGTGCGAACAGTATCACGAGGAAACCGATGACGGCCCGATCTGCACAACCCTGGTTGACAAGAGCGCTGCCGGACAGTGCGGTCTGCTTGTTTATTCCAAACTCCGCAGTGTGGAAGAGAGTGAATCCGTATCTGTCAACAATGTCACCGTTGCCGCATATCAGGATGATTATGAAGGCTTCGGCGGTTATGCCTACAAGCACTATATGATGATCCCGAAGGCAACCCAGTATCCGTGGACGGCCTGCGCTTTCATCGCCTATATCACGACCACCCAGGAAGGTTTCAAGGCCTGGGGCAAGGATATGGGCGGTTACGCTCCTGTGCCTGCCTGCATGCAGGATCACAGCAAGGATGGCAACAAGCTGGATGAAAACGGAAACCGCACGGATGAAGTTGAATTTGCAGCCAAGAATGACCGCGGCTATGACTGGTGGCTGAATGAAGGAAAGCTGATTGTGGAAGATCCTGCATACTGCGCTTCTGTCGCTGACACGATGGGCGACTGGATCGACCTGATTATCGGTATGAAGTAAGAAATCTTCAGGATAGCCCCTGGGCGGCGCACCGGTATCGGTACGCCGCCTATCCCTATTGATGGGTTTAATTTTTTCCTGCTTTATCCAATTAATAAAGCAGGATGATCTGAAAGGGGACTGAGAAATGACAGCCATTGCGATCTCCCGTATCAGTCCGTGGAAAAGACGGCTGAACAGAGTCAGGAATTATCTTTCCAAGCCCCAGAATGCCATTCTTCTGGCACTGGGAATCATCCTGACCATTACGACTATCTGGCCCGCATTCTCCATTGTCCGGGATACAGTGACAATCCACCAGGGAACGGTTGATACCCGCGGAGCTGCAGAAGGACAGGTTTATACTACATACAACTGGACCGATCTGTTTGCTCCAGCTACCAATACCGCGCGGAAACTGGCCCAGATCAACCTGTGGACACCGCTGCTGAACTCTGTCCTCCTGAGTGTATTTGCCTGTATCGGCTCCATTTTTTACGGCGGACTTTTTGCATACCTGGTTACACGAACCAACCTCAAATTCAAAAAATATCTGAGTTCCATCTTTATTTTCCCCTATATCATGCCGCAATGGACCCTGGCGGTGATCTGGCGCAACCTGTTCAACAGCAACCTGATCACAAAGGGTGCTGACGGCCTTTTTGCTTCTGTACTGGGAATCCGGATGCCGCTCTGGTGGTGCCAGGGCATGTTCCCGAGTGCCGTTGTGCTTGCCCTGCATTATGCACCTTTCGCATACATCCTGATCGGCGGAATCTTCCGGAATATGGACGCCAATCTGGAAGAAGCCGCTACCATCCTGAATACACCCCGCTGGAAAACATTTCTCCGTGTCACGCTTCCCCTGGTTAAACCTGCCATTCTGAGCACAATCCTGCTGGTTTTCTCCAGCGCCATGGGTTCCTATCCGATTCCCCATTACCTGAAACTTTCCACCCTTTCCACAAAATACGTTGAAATGAATGTGCAGCGTACCGGTGAGGCAAGCATCCTGGCGGTCATCATGATGCTTTTCGGTATCGGAATCCTGCTGGTTAACCAGAAAACGACATCCGGACGCAAGAACTTTACCACCGTTACCGGAAAATCCGGCCAAAGCAGTGTCGTAAATCTCGGAATCGGAAAATACATCCTTTCCGCAGTTTATATTCTGACCACACTGTTCACCGGTATTGTTCCGATTATCATGTTTGCAGTTGAAACATTCCTTCCTAATCCGGGTGATTACTCGTTCCTCACCAGCGGCGCTGCAGGGAACCTGACATCCAAATGGTGGCTGACCGCAGAAAATGTTTCCGAAAACGGCATGTACGGCCAGAAGGGAATGCTGTTCAACGAAACAATATGGAACGCTTTCGGCGGAACATTGCTGGTTGCCATATGCTGTGCCCTTGTTGCCGGCACCATCGGTACACTTGTCGGGTACTGTGTCAGCAAAAACCGTCGGAGCAAATGGGCCGGCTATGTGAACAACATGGCATTCCTGCCATACCTGATGCCCGCGCTCGCAGTCGGCGTCGCATTTGCCAAATTCGGGTCTTCCGTCGGTATTTACAATACATTCCTCCTGCTGATTCTTGCCGGCACTGTCAAGTACATCCCGTTTGCAAGCAGAAGCGCTTTGAACTCCATGATGCAGCTTTCCGGTGAAATCGAGGAAGCTGCCATTATCCAGGATGTTTCATGGTGGAAACGCATGACCCGCATTATTATTCCGATTCAGAAGTCCAGTATCATCAGCGGTTATCTGCTTCCGTTCATGACCTGTCTG
It encodes the following:
- a CDS encoding YicC family protein encodes the protein MRSMTGCGTGVVRRDEWEATVDIKTVNHRFLDIGMRLPRNLSFLEQPVRNCISTRIRRGHADVFITIRNISTSASRVVTDYDLAAHYIEIARELSRQTGAENDMTVSRILRMEGVTSVEEAELNQDLITEICTEASSIAIDHLIGMREIEGTHLRTDLRTHLDAAASLRDHILERAPLVVSEYREKLEARLKTLLSESPDPVRISQEVAIIADRCAIDEELARLESHIRQFMIYLDEKDEIGKKMDFLVQEMNREANTIGSKASDAAIAQFVVDLKSEIEKMREQIQNVE
- a CDS encoding DUF370 domain-containing protein, giving the protein MKLANIGYGNMISVQRLIAIVSPDAAPVRRMIQDARDNGHVIDATCGHKTRAVLIMDSEHIILSPLMPETVAARIDERKEGEDIP
- the gmk gene encoding guanylate kinase; protein product: MKDSRKGMLLVISGPSGAGKGTLVSKLLDKDPSFVFSVSVTTRGKRENEIEDVHYHFISDAEYDKLLAEDRFLEHASVHGHRYGTLKSEVYERMERGQNVLLDIDPQGARSVMEKEPDCVSVFILPPSYHDLKVRLHTRNTEKEEEIQRRLNNAKGEIEQMGRYRYLIVNDDLELAFDQLLSIVRAEKHNSVRYFPVVED
- the rpoZ gene encoding DNA-directed RNA polymerase subunit omega; the encoded protein is MSIVDPSVLELLNHAESRYTLVVEASKRGREIVNGAMPMIDAEGMKPLKVAVEEINRGLLTYDNPVEQEEQA
- the coaBC gene encoding bifunctional phosphopantothenoylcysteine decarboxylase/phosphopantothenate--cysteine ligase CoaBC, which gives rise to MDLTGREIVLGVTGGIAAYKSAEIVSRLRHLGAHVHVIMTRNATEFVSPLTFQTLSANPVVTDTFAAPEYWNVEHVALAKLADIFVVAPATANILAKMACGIADDMLSTTLLATKAPILAAPAMNTGMWTSAATQANVSVLQERGVHLIGPASGILACGDEGAGRMSEPEEIVHEIERILSAGQDLTGLKVLITAGATRERLDPVRFLTNDSSGKMGFALAEAARDRGADVTVVCGSVTAPIPRNVSVIRIESAEDLLKAMSEQAPLHDIVIQAAAVADYRPAAAEDMKIKKKKGQEMILTLVENPDVAKAVGKMKKDGQTLVGFAAETDHLREFAQEKLTKKNLDLIVANDVTKEGAGFNTDTNIATLISKTGSRDYPLMSKRELADIILNSVIEIRSGTQS
- the rsfS gene encoding ribosome silencing factor; this encodes MDYQESALDTARLLYERKASDIVVLNVSHLTVLCDYMVIATARTAAQVSSLTDAVDELMAKKGLQLRRSEGRNEGRWAVLDYGYIMVHLFHRDERAYYGLDRLWNDGTNLLALPFDQSVQD
- the yqeK gene encoding bis(5'-nucleosyl)-tetraphosphatase (symmetrical) YqeK codes for the protein MKRKVGVFFDGFDPVNAGHLEAALSAAGKLGLSFVLMGLLSGKAEESYGIRWRMLVAACSDTANLIPVRTEQECIAERMEFLQGKYPDDELVIISEPADTVSGFNNMIVGEIRLGSRNVCFGSISVPLPVYEYISAAGLYGIPARIVESGRWLECLFSALKPHRFAHSLSVAATARLLAERFGENPEKAEKAGLLHDCAKNLSLAEMQRIIAENGMIVDEQMLSQDSLLHSIAGACLIQRMYGVTDPDIIDAVASHNTGRPGMSRLSMCVCLADSIEPGRMPYPHLDEIRCLAETSLEKALLLSLEGVRDQVLSNGWYLHPRTRDTIDWLRSQDVQ
- a CDS encoding iron ABC transporter permease; the protein is MTAIAISRISPWKRRLNRVRNYLSKPQNAILLALGIILTITTIWPAFSIVRDTVTIHQGTVDTRGAAEGQVYTTYNWTDLFAPATNTARKLAQINLWTPLLNSVLLSVFACIGSIFYGGLFAYLVTRTNLKFKKYLSSIFIFPYIMPQWTLAVIWRNLFNSNLITKGADGLFASVLGIRMPLWWCQGMFPSAVVLALHYAPFAYILIGGIFRNMDANLEEAATILNTPRWKTFLRVTLPLVKPAILSTILLVFSSAMGSYPIPHYLKLSTLSTKYVEMNVQRTGEASILAVIMMLFGIGILLVNQKTTSGRKNFTTVTGKSGQSSVVNLGIGKYILSAVYILTTLFTGIVPIIMFAVETFLPNPGDYSFLTSGAAGNLTSKWWLTAENVSENGMYGQKGMLFNETIWNAFGGTLLVAICCALVAGTIGTLVGYCVSKNRRSKWAGYVNNMAFLPYLMPALAVGVAFAKFGSSVGIYNTFLLLILAGTVKYIPFASRSALNSMMQLSGEIEEAAIIQDVSWWKRMTRIIIPIQKSSIISGYLLPFMTCLRELTLFMLLCSQSKIITTLLDYFDEMGLYAFSSGINLILIVVILLFNALINKLTGASIDSGIGGGSSK